In one window of Episyrphus balteatus chromosome 3, idEpiBalt1.1, whole genome shotgun sequence DNA:
- the LOC129917100 gene encoding putative OPA3-like protein CG13603 isoform X1, whose protein sequence is MVVGAFPAAKLGVLAIKQISKPIANVIKNSAKNSPFFRKYVCMPPAQMYNWMEVKYKMWAMNLGKPAKIPQLTEPMAIELGANLLGEAIIFTIGAGLLIVEYVRSANKEAKKEAEAKQEKLELALTISELGFRVEKQDAQIREMTRILADLDSRSFFKLIGAKDHKKEIEALPLSRLSNNSQAQVFTGNYDPSCGVVFKALNYIETEIFNDST, encoded by the exons ATGGTAGTGGGCGCATTTCCAGCGGCAAAACTTGGAGTTCTAGCCATCAAACAAATAAGCAAACCAATAgcaaatgttattaaaaatagtGCAAAAAATAGTCCATTCTTTAGGAAATATGTTTGCATGCCACCGGCTCAAA tgtACAATTGGATGGAAGTCAAGTACAAGATGTGGGCCATGAATTTGGGTAAACCTGCAAAAATTCCTCAACTAACAGAACCAATGGCCATCGAACTGGGTGCCAATTTATTGGGTGAAGCTATTATTTTTACAATTGGTGCTGGCTTACTTATTGTAGAATATGTTAG ATCAGCAaataaagaagcaaaaaaagaaGCTGAAGCCAAACAAGAAAAACTAGAACTTGCCTTAACCATTTCAgagcttggttttcgagttgaAAAGCAAGATGCACAAATCAGAGAAATGACTCGAATACTTGCCGACTTAGATTCACGTTCGTTCTTTAAATTAATTGGCGCAAAAGATCATAAAAAGGAAATCGAAGCATTGCCCCTTAGTCGATTGTCGAATAACTCTCAAGCTCAAGTATTTACCGGTAATTACGATCCTTCATGTGGTGTTGTGTTTAAAGCATTAAATTACATTGAAACTGAAATTTTTAATGATAGCACATGA
- the LOC129917100 gene encoding putative OPA3-like protein CG13603 isoform X2 codes for MVVGAFPAAKLGVLAIKQISKPIANVIKNSAKNSPFFRKYVCMPPAQMYNWMEVKYKMWAMNLGKPAKIPQLTEPMAIELGANLLGEAIIFTIGAGLLIVEYVRSANKEAKKEAEAKQEKLELALTISELGFRVEKQDAQIREMTRILADLDSRSFFKLIGAKDHKKEIEALPLSRLSNNSQAQVFTAHDLDAIATSA; via the exons ATGGTAGTGGGCGCATTTCCAGCGGCAAAACTTGGAGTTCTAGCCATCAAACAAATAAGCAAACCAATAgcaaatgttattaaaaatagtGCAAAAAATAGTCCATTCTTTAGGAAATATGTTTGCATGCCACCGGCTCAAA tgtACAATTGGATGGAAGTCAAGTACAAGATGTGGGCCATGAATTTGGGTAAACCTGCAAAAATTCCTCAACTAACAGAACCAATGGCCATCGAACTGGGTGCCAATTTATTGGGTGAAGCTATTATTTTTACAATTGGTGCTGGCTTACTTATTGTAGAATATGTTAG ATCAGCAaataaagaagcaaaaaaagaaGCTGAAGCCAAACAAGAAAAACTAGAACTTGCCTTAACCATTTCAgagcttggttttcgagttgaAAAGCAAGATGCACAAATCAGAGAAATGACTCGAATACTTGCCGACTTAGATTCACGTTCGTTCTTTAAATTAATTGGCGCAAAAGATCATAAAAAGGAAATCGAAGCATTGCCCCTTAGTCGATTGTCGAATAACTCTCAAGCTCAAGTATTTACCG CACATGATTTGGACGCCATAGCCACATCGGCTTAA
- the LOC129917100 gene encoding putative OPA3-like protein CG13603 isoform X3 has protein sequence MVVGAFPAAKLGVLAIKQISKPIANVIKNSAKNSPFFRKYVCMPPAQMYNWMEVKYKMWAMNLGKPAKIPQLTEPMAIELGANLLGEAIIFTIGAGLLIVEYVRSANKEAKKEAEAKQEKLELALTISELGFRVEKQDAQIREMTRILADLDSRSFFKLIGAKDHKKEIEALPLSRLSNNSQAQVFTDAGCRVFFI, from the exons ATGGTAGTGGGCGCATTTCCAGCGGCAAAACTTGGAGTTCTAGCCATCAAACAAATAAGCAAACCAATAgcaaatgttattaaaaatagtGCAAAAAATAGTCCATTCTTTAGGAAATATGTTTGCATGCCACCGGCTCAAA tgtACAATTGGATGGAAGTCAAGTACAAGATGTGGGCCATGAATTTGGGTAAACCTGCAAAAATTCCTCAACTAACAGAACCAATGGCCATCGAACTGGGTGCCAATTTATTGGGTGAAGCTATTATTTTTACAATTGGTGCTGGCTTACTTATTGTAGAATATGTTAG ATCAGCAaataaagaagcaaaaaaagaaGCTGAAGCCAAACAAGAAAAACTAGAACTTGCCTTAACCATTTCAgagcttggttttcgagttgaAAAGCAAGATGCACAAATCAGAGAAATGACTCGAATACTTGCCGACTTAGATTCACGTTCGTTCTTTAAATTAATTGGCGCAAAAGATCATAAAAAGGAAATCGAAGCATTGCCCCTTAGTCGATTGTCGAATAACTCTCAAGCTCAAGTATTTACCG ATGCTGGATGTAGAGTGTTTTTCATATAA